In Pseudomonadales bacterium, one DNA window encodes the following:
- a CDS encoding LysR family transcriptional regulator: MNQQNLETFIVVARTQSFTRTSELLHLTQPAISKRIQNIEQELNVVLFDRVGKNVMLTQAGQVFAQHAEQLIQAFKNCHIEMDNIQQQVSGKLNMGVSHHIGLHRLPSILKQFALNYPEVQLSISFLDSDEAYKQVAQGHVEFALATLNHSQQQFDALQQRPLWVDSMQFCVNAGHELDKLRQQKNLNLHDLAEFPAILPKASTFTGNLVQAAFLNQDAELQKIIETNYLETIKMMTSIGLGWSVLPASMIDSELVSLKLNNKSLTRDLGLITHQERSLSNASKAFISMLPKSLTQ; encoded by the coding sequence ATGAATCAGCAAAATCTTGAAACCTTTATAGTTGTTGCCAGAACTCAATCATTTACGCGCACATCCGAGCTACTGCATTTGACGCAACCCGCGATCAGTAAGCGCATACAAAATATAGAACAAGAATTAAACGTTGTATTATTCGACCGCGTGGGTAAAAACGTGATGCTCACGCAGGCTGGCCAAGTGTTTGCCCAACATGCTGAACAGCTGATTCAGGCATTTAAAAATTGTCACATCGAGATGGACAATATTCAGCAACAGGTTTCAGGTAAGTTAAATATGGGGGTTAGTCACCATATCGGCCTCCATCGACTACCCTCAATCCTGAAGCAATTTGCGCTAAATTACCCCGAGGTTCAGCTTTCAATCAGCTTTTTAGACTCAGACGAAGCCTACAAACAGGTCGCTCAAGGCCATGTCGAGTTTGCATTGGCCACGCTAAACCACAGTCAACAGCAATTTGATGCACTTCAGCAGCGGCCACTATGGGTTGACAGCATGCAATTTTGTGTCAACGCTGGGCACGAACTCGACAAACTTCGCCAGCAAAAAAACTTAAATTTACATGATCTTGCAGAGTTCCCGGCTATTTTACCCAAGGCTTCAACTTTCACCGGCAATTTAGTGCAGGCCGCTTTTCTTAACCAAGATGCCGAATTGCAAAAAATTATCGAGACCAATTATTTAGAAACGATAAAAATGATGACCAGTATTGGACTCGGCTGGTCAGTTCTGCCTGCCTCCATGATTGATAGCGAGCTAGTTAGCTTAAAGCTAAATAATAAATCCTTAACAAGGGATCTTGGCCTAATTACTCATCAGGAGCGAAGCTTGTCCAATGCATCTAAGGCCTTTATTTCGATGTTGCCTAAAAGCTTGACTCAATAG